The genomic DNA CCGCGCCGGCGGTCACGGGCGTCACCACCACATCGCCGGCCTCCGCGTCGACCTCCGCAGCCACCGTGCGCGACGCTCCCGGGCCGAGGACGTACAGCTCGAGGTGGTCGTCGCCGCACAGGAAGAACGAGAAACGTCCGGTGTGCGCCCCCACGCACATGCGCAGGTGCACGCGGCCCCGCGAGCTGTCGACCCCGCCGATCACCCGCAGGACCCGCTGCATCGTGAGCGCGGCGTGGCACGCGCGGTGCGCGTGGTCGGGGGTGTCGTAGAACAGCAACAGGGCGTCGCCGCTGAACTTCAGGACGTCGCCGCCGTCGGCCGCCGCCGTCAGCAGCACGGTGAACACGTCGGAGATCGTGCGGACGATCTCCTCGCCCCCCGCCTTGCCGTTGCGTGACAGCTTCTCGGTCAGGCGCGTGAAGCCGGAGACGTCCGCGAAGACCAGCGTGCCGTCGGCCTCCCAGTGACGGGGCCCATCGGCGCGCTGCCGCAGCAGCAGCCGCGGGATGTAGGCCTCCAGCCCGTCGTCACGCATCGGTCCACGGCAGCGCGAACACGTCGCCCTCGGCTGCGGCGCTGACGTCGACCGGGCTCTTCGCGTTCGCGCAGGTGGTCAAGGCCTCGACCTGGTCGTCGGTGCGGTCGGGGTCGTGGTGGAACAGCACCAGCCGGCCGACACCCGCCGCCTCGGCGAGACCGACGGCGTAGTCGACCGTCGCATGCCCGAACGCCCGGCGCTGCGGCCACTCCGACGCGAGGTACTGCGCGTCGTGGAGCAGCACGTCCACGCCGTACGCCAGCGTGCACGCCGCCTCGTGGTACGGGCCGAAGCCCTGCGGCCCGTCGCCGAGCGACGCGGGGTGGTGGTCGGACAGGTACGCGATGCTCGCCCGGCCGTCACTGATCCGGTAGCCGAACGTGCGACCGCCCTTGTGCGGGATCTCGCGTGCGAGCACGTCGAACCCGGCGATGCGGTACACGCCCTCCCGCAGGCCATGGAACCGCCAGCGGCCGCGCAGCCCGTCGGGACCGATGGGAAAGTGGGGCGGCGAGAGCCCACGGGCCAGGACATGCTCGGGGGATCCGTCCTGCTCCGGCAGGTAGAGGTCGACCCGGGCGTCCGGGTGGTCACCCGCGCGGAAGAACGGAAGGCCCTGCGTGTGGTCCCAGTGCAGGTGACCGAGCAGGATCGCGCCGACGAAGGGCCCGTCATCAAGCAGCGCCGTCATCCTTCGCGCGCCCGTGCCCGCGTCGAGCAGCAGCGTGACAGGAGCGTCATCGTGTGCGACGGCGACGCACGACGTGTTGCCGCCGAATCGTAGGAACGCCTCACCCGGGGCCGGCGTTGATCCGCGGGTGCCGCACAGGTGCAGCCTCATCCTCCGGCCGCGTCGGCCGATGTGCGCTCCTCGCCGCGGTGGCCCTCGGCGAGCTCGCGCAGCGTGTCGCGGTCGAGTTGATGGGCCCGGGCGACCGCGACCCTGCACGCGGTGTCCGCGCGCAGCGTCGACGTGCGTGTGCCCCCTCGAGCACTGCACGCTCCCCGAGGATCGCGCCCGGGCCGACCTCTGCGACGGCCTCGCCGTCGACCTCGACCGTGAGCATGCCGTCGAGCACCAGGTACAGCTCGTCGCCGGGTGCGCCCTGCTCGGTCAGCGTGG from Euzebyales bacterium includes the following:
- a CDS encoding adenylate/guanylate cyclase domain-containing protein; protein product: MRDDGLEAYIPRLLLRQRADGPRHWEADGTLVFADVSGFTRLTEKLSRNGKAGGEEIVRTISDVFTVLLTAAADGGDVLKFSGDALLLFYDTPDHAHRACHAALTMQRVLRVIGGVDSSRGRVHLRMCVGAHTGRFSFFLCGDDHLELYVLGPGASRTVAAEVDAEAGDVVVTPVTAGAVDGATFRGRRGSGHILRSVPALPPISPPPTGRVDDLARHIAPPLRARLGNLEQEHRRATVCFAHFGAVDDLLTHEGADATFHRCRR
- a CDS encoding MBL fold metallo-hydrolase, which codes for MRLHLCGTRGSTPAPGEAFLRFGGNTSCVAVAHDDAPVTLLLDAGTGARRMTALLDDGPFVGAILLGHLHWDHTQGLPFFRAGDHPDARVDLYLPEQDGSPEHVLARGLSPPHFPIGPDGLRGRWRFHGLREGVYRIAGFDVLAREIPHKGGRTFGYRISDGRASIAYLSDHHPASLGDGPQGFGPYHEAACTLAYGVDVLLHDAQYLASEWPQRRAFGHATVDYAVGLAEAAGVGRLVLFHHDPDRTDDQVEALTTCANAKSPVDVSAAAEGDVFALPWTDA